One window from the genome of Streptomyces sp. NBC_01476 encodes:
- a CDS encoding putative leader peptide, which yields MQIRRTDNSGTPLPRGFAQLMVARRHVDLLRVSSALCPRTSPVC from the coding sequence ATGCAGATACGACGCACCGACAACAGCGGTACGCCGCTTCCGCGCGGGTTCGCTCAGCTCATGGTGGCCCGCCGCCACGTCGACCTGCTCCGGGTGAGCAGCGCACTGTGTCCGAGGACGTCCCCGGTCTGTTGA
- a CDS encoding LLM class flavin-dependent oxidoreductase codes for MKFINITLIVHAPDPVTGAQPSTHERFRQVLDSALLAEELGFDGFGVGERHERPFISSSPTVVLSHIAALTRRIRLFTAVTTLSLLDPVRAYEDYATLDHLSGGRLELIIGKGNGAAQRELFQVTPEDQWDRNAESYQLFREIWRNDKVTASPKFRPVLHDAEVWPRPYQRPIRVWHGSATSRESVDLAARYGDPLFSANVTNPIEPYAELIRYYRERWEHYGHDPALAAVGAGSAGFYAAPTSQQALADYRPVFEGYLGFQRRLGAEPVFPTLEDFVERSSALIGSPEQIVDKVHRYHERFGHSVLHLHAEPGGLTDAQHRASLELFQSAIAPVLRSAIPDPPWPWGPVAPDNTPVKEPAGSSAADRATAAPQGA; via the coding sequence ATGAAGTTCATCAACATCACCCTGATCGTGCACGCCCCCGACCCGGTCACCGGCGCCCAGCCGTCGACCCACGAACGCTTCCGGCAGGTGCTCGACAGCGCGCTGCTCGCCGAGGAGCTGGGCTTCGACGGATTCGGCGTCGGCGAGCGGCACGAACGCCCCTTCATCTCCTCCTCCCCCACGGTGGTGCTCAGCCACATCGCCGCGCTGACCCGGCGGATCCGGCTCTTCACCGCGGTCACCACGCTCAGCCTGCTCGACCCGGTCCGCGCCTACGAGGACTACGCCACCCTCGATCATCTCTCCGGCGGCCGGCTGGAACTGATCATCGGCAAGGGCAACGGCGCCGCGCAGCGCGAGCTGTTCCAGGTCACCCCCGAGGACCAGTGGGACCGCAACGCCGAGTCCTACCAGCTCTTCCGTGAGATCTGGCGCAACGACAAGGTCACCGCCTCGCCGAAGTTCCGGCCCGTCCTGCACGACGCCGAGGTCTGGCCCCGGCCCTACCAGCGCCCGATCCGGGTCTGGCACGGAAGCGCCACCAGCCGCGAGTCGGTGGACCTCGCCGCCCGCTACGGCGACCCGCTCTTCTCGGCGAACGTCACCAACCCCATCGAGCCCTACGCGGAACTCATCCGCTACTACCGGGAGCGCTGGGAGCACTACGGCCACGACCCGGCGCTCGCCGCGGTCGGCGCGGGCTCGGCCGGCTTCTACGCCGCACCCACCTCCCAGCAGGCCCTGGCCGACTACCGGCCGGTCTTCGAGGGCTACCTCGGCTTCCAGCGGCGGCTCGGTGCCGAGCCGGTGTTCCCCACCCTGGAGGACTTCGTCGAGCGCAGCTCCGCGCTGATCGGCAGCCCGGAGCAGATCGTCGACAAGGTCCACCGCTACCACGAGCGGTTCGGGCACAGCGTGCTCCATCTGCACGCCGAGCCCGGCGGGCTGACCGACGCCCAGCACCGCGCGTCGCTGGAACTCTTCCAGTCCGCCATCGCGCCGGTACTGCGCAGCGCCATCCCCGACCCGCCGTGGCCATGGGGGCCGGTCGCCCCCGACAACACCCCGGTCAAGGAACCCGCCGGCTCTTCGGCGGCCGACCGCGCCACCGCCGCACCGCAAGGAGCATGA
- a CDS encoding NtaA/DmoA family FMN-dependent monooxygenase (This protein belongs to a clade of FMN-dependent monooxygenases, within a broader family of flavin-dependent oxidoreductases, the luciferase-like monooxygenase (LMM) family, some of whose members use coenzyme F420 rather than FMN.), whose translation MSKPVKQIHLAAHFPGVNNTTVWSDPAAGSQIDFSSFVHLAKTAERAKFDFLFLAEGLRLREQGGEIYDLDVVGRPDTFTVLTALAAVTERLGLAGTINSTFNEPYEVARQFASLDHLSAGRAAWNVVTSWDEFTGQNFRRGGFLAQGDRYERARQFLDATKVLFDSWKGDEIVADKESGVFLGDPDAGRFDHRVTQFDIRGRFNVPRSPQGRPVIFQAGDSEEGREFAASAADAIFTRHGTLEAGREFYADVKGRLAKYGRSRDELKILPGVTFVLGDTDAEAQEKALLIRRQQVSGQTAIKFLEQLWNRDLSDHDPDGPLPEVDPLVGENTIARGRASVRMHRDPLAVAAQWRALAEAKNLTTREVIIEVTGRQSFIGTPATVAEALNEFVQTDASDGFILAPHLTPGGIDDFADTVVPLLQERGVFRTEYEGTTLRDHLGLRHPDEAAARTRRAAS comes from the coding sequence ATGAGCAAGCCCGTCAAGCAGATCCACCTCGCCGCGCACTTCCCCGGTGTCAACAACACCACCGTGTGGAGCGACCCGGCGGCCGGCAGCCAGATCGACTTCAGCTCCTTCGTCCACCTGGCGAAGACCGCAGAGCGCGCCAAGTTCGACTTCCTCTTCCTCGCCGAGGGCCTGCGGCTGCGGGAACAGGGCGGCGAGATCTACGACCTGGACGTGGTCGGCCGCCCCGACACCTTCACCGTGCTGACCGCGCTCGCCGCCGTCACCGAACGCCTCGGACTCGCCGGGACCATCAACTCCACCTTCAACGAGCCCTACGAGGTGGCCCGCCAGTTCGCCTCCCTCGACCACCTGTCGGCCGGCCGCGCCGCCTGGAACGTCGTCACCTCCTGGGACGAGTTCACCGGGCAGAACTTCCGGCGCGGCGGCTTCCTCGCCCAGGGCGACCGCTACGAGCGGGCCCGGCAGTTCCTGGACGCGACCAAGGTGCTCTTCGACTCCTGGAAGGGCGACGAGATCGTCGCGGACAAGGAGTCCGGTGTCTTCCTTGGCGACCCGGACGCGGGCCGGTTCGACCACCGGGTGACCCAGTTCGACATCCGCGGGCGCTTCAACGTCCCGCGCAGCCCGCAGGGACGGCCGGTGATCTTCCAGGCCGGCGACTCCGAGGAGGGCCGCGAGTTCGCCGCGTCCGCCGCGGACGCGATCTTCACCCGGCACGGCACGCTGGAGGCCGGCCGGGAGTTCTACGCCGACGTCAAGGGCCGGCTGGCCAAGTACGGCCGCTCCCGTGACGAGCTGAAGATCCTGCCCGGGGTGACCTTCGTACTCGGCGACACCGACGCCGAAGCCCAGGAGAAGGCGCTGCTGATCCGCCGGCAGCAGGTCAGCGGCCAGACCGCGATCAAGTTCCTGGAGCAGCTGTGGAACCGCGATCTCAGCGACCACGACCCGGACGGCCCGCTGCCCGAGGTCGACCCGCTGGTCGGCGAGAACACCATCGCCCGGGGCCGGGCCAGCGTCCGGATGCACCGTGACCCGCTGGCCGTCGCCGCCCAGTGGCGGGCGCTCGCCGAGGCGAAGAACCTCACCACCCGCGAGGTGATCATCGAGGTGACCGGCCGCCAGTCCTTCATCGGCACCCCGGCCACGGTCGCCGAGGCGCTCAACGAGTTCGTGCAGACCGATGCCAGCGACGGCTTCATCCTCGCCCCGCACCTGACGCCGGGCGGTATCGACGACTTCGCCGACACCGTGGTCCCGCTGCTCCAGGAGCGCGGCGTCTTCCGTACCGAGTACGAGGGCACCACGCTCCGGGACCACCTGGGCCTGCGCCACCCCGACGAGGCCGCCGCGCGGACGCGGAGGGCGGCGTCATGA
- a CDS encoding amino acid ABC transporter permease — translation MSSSDTSARKSAAPEPPPPTAAQPPPPAAASTAPADRPTDEQLLAAKLVPLRHPGQWVSALVLLVLFAMLVNTVLTNNRFQWGTVGDYFLNGSIVHGLELTLWLTAAVMATGYLLGIGVAAMRLSHNPILSSLSFAFVWLIRSVPPLVQLLFWYELASLYPQLSLGIPFGSEFVTVRTAHLFSGILAAYVGLSLDVAAFSSEIVRGGILSVDHGQTEAAQALGLGNARIFRRIVLPQAMPAIVPASGNLLIGMLKATSIVSVIAVQDLLYSSQLIYNQNYLIIPLLLVATLWYIILTTLLSIGQFFVERYYARGSNRGGRRSFRELFRGNVPLLGRTGNELAGIS, via the coding sequence ATGAGCAGCTCTGACACCTCCGCGCGCAAATCCGCCGCGCCGGAACCACCGCCCCCGACCGCCGCGCAGCCACCGCCGCCTGCCGCCGCCTCCACGGCCCCCGCCGACCGCCCCACCGACGAGCAACTGCTCGCCGCGAAGCTGGTCCCGCTGCGCCACCCCGGCCAGTGGGTCTCGGCCCTCGTCCTGCTGGTGCTCTTCGCGATGCTGGTCAACACGGTGCTGACCAACAACCGGTTCCAGTGGGGCACCGTCGGCGACTACTTCCTCAACGGATCGATCGTGCACGGGCTGGAGCTGACGCTCTGGCTCACCGCCGCGGTGATGGCCACCGGCTATCTGCTCGGGATCGGCGTCGCCGCGATGCGGCTGTCGCACAACCCGATCCTCAGCTCGCTCAGCTTCGCCTTCGTCTGGCTGATACGTTCCGTCCCGCCCCTGGTGCAGCTGCTCTTCTGGTACGAACTCGCCTCGCTCTACCCGCAGTTGTCGCTCGGCATCCCGTTCGGCAGCGAATTCGTCACGGTGCGGACGGCCCATCTGTTCAGCGGCATCCTCGCCGCGTACGTGGGACTCAGCCTGGATGTCGCGGCCTTCTCCTCGGAGATCGTCCGCGGCGGCATCCTGTCCGTCGACCACGGCCAGACCGAGGCCGCCCAGGCGCTCGGCCTCGGGAACGCGCGGATCTTCCGCAGGATCGTGCTGCCGCAGGCGATGCCGGCCATCGTGCCGGCCTCGGGCAACCTGCTGATCGGGATGCTCAAGGCGACCTCGATCGTGAGCGTCATCGCGGTGCAGGACCTGCTCTACTCCTCGCAGTTGATCTACAACCAGAACTACCTGATCATCCCGCTGCTCCTGGTGGCGACGCTCTGGTACATCATCCTCACCACGCTGCTCTCGATCGGGCAGTTCTTCGTCGAGCGCTACTACGCCCGCGGCAGCAACCGCGGTGGCAGGAGGAGCTTCCGGGAGCTCTTCCGGGGCAATGTGCCGCTGCTCGGCAGGACCGGCAACGAACTGGCGGGCATCTCATGA
- a CDS encoding LLM class flavin-dependent oxidoreductase, whose protein sequence is MANTPLAVLDLVPISSGSSAPQALRNSIDLARQTERFGYSRYWFAEHHLNPGVAGTSPAVVLALTAAATSTIRLGSGAVQLGHRTALSTVEEFGLLDALHPGRFDLGLGRSGGKPPAETRQPALVGGSTVVDGYTPNGLRIPARFSFAHLLRSPRFALHKKLLQQPNAESQEYAEQIDDILALIAGTYATAEGIEAHVVPGEGADLQVWILGSSGGVSAEVAGANGLRFAANYHVSPATVIEAAEGYRAAFTPSAALDRPYVSVSADVVVAEDEGTARELATGYGLWVRSIRSGEGAIQFPTPDEARAHVWTEEDRALVEDRVETQFTGTPQQVADQLETLRDATGADELIVTTITHDHADRVASYRLLAEEWSRRA, encoded by the coding sequence ATGGCCAACACCCCCCTGGCGGTCCTCGACCTGGTGCCGATCAGCTCCGGTTCTTCCGCCCCGCAGGCCCTGCGCAACAGCATCGACCTCGCCCGGCAGACCGAGCGCTTCGGGTACAGCCGCTACTGGTTCGCCGAGCACCATCTCAACCCCGGGGTGGCCGGCACCTCCCCCGCAGTGGTCCTCGCGCTGACCGCCGCGGCGACCTCCACCATCCGGCTGGGCTCCGGCGCGGTGCAGCTCGGGCACCGCACCGCGCTCTCCACCGTCGAGGAGTTCGGGCTGCTCGACGCGCTGCACCCGGGCCGCTTCGACCTCGGCCTCGGCCGCTCGGGCGGCAAGCCGCCCGCCGAGACCCGGCAGCCCGCACTGGTCGGCGGCAGCACCGTGGTCGACGGATACACCCCCAACGGGCTGCGGATACCGGCCCGCTTCAGCTTCGCGCACCTGCTGCGCTCCCCGCGCTTCGCCCTGCACAAGAAGCTGCTCCAGCAGCCGAATGCCGAGTCGCAGGAGTACGCGGAGCAGATCGACGACATCCTCGCGCTGATCGCGGGTACCTACGCCACCGCTGAAGGCATTGAGGCGCATGTCGTACCGGGCGAGGGCGCGGACCTCCAGGTCTGGATCCTGGGCAGCAGCGGCGGTGTCAGCGCCGAGGTGGCCGGCGCGAACGGCCTGCGCTTCGCGGCCAACTACCACGTCAGCCCGGCCACCGTGATCGAGGCCGCGGAGGGCTACCGTGCCGCGTTCACCCCGTCCGCCGCCCTGGACCGCCCCTACGTCAGCGTGTCCGCGGACGTCGTCGTGGCCGAGGACGAGGGCACCGCCCGCGAACTGGCCACCGGATACGGCCTGTGGGTGCGCAGCATCCGCAGCGGCGAGGGCGCGATCCAGTTCCCGACCCCGGACGAAGCCCGTGCCCACGTCTGGACCGAGGAGGACCGGGCCCTGGTCGAGGACCGGGTCGAGACCCAGTTCACCGGGACGCCGCAGCAGGTCGCCGACCAGCTGGAGACACTCCGGGACGCCACCGGCGCCGACGAACTGATCGTCACCACCATCACCCACGACCACGCCGACCGGGTCGCCTCCTACCGGCTCCTGGCCGAGGAGTGGTCACGGCGGGCATGA
- a CDS encoding ABC transporter substrate-binding protein, translating into MTTDGRPARHVSRTALTATGAAAVLALLTACGSSSGSADTAPAGGAPSAKSPSAAASTALPTEDVVSGIQADPALKAELPKAIQTRGSLILGTSRVVGTSGLPHGGQDPSGKTVGLDIDLRDAIGKVLGVTWDVQYGTFPTVIPGVQNGKYDVGQDNFGATKTREEVVDFATYLNDGQSFLGPKDLPADSVTSLTDLCGYNVATSPGSTFQQILTDGAGKCAAAGKKPYKVQYFADTAPIILGLQNGKVDIYFGPTLGLKYDATHVPNTKYLGEISTTPVGFVTAKNSPIAKAISDAVNKLIATGDYARIFTKWGVPGTGVSSSVVNPPTTF; encoded by the coding sequence GTGACGACCGACGGACGCCCCGCCCGCCACGTCTCCCGAACGGCCCTCACCGCGACCGGCGCCGCTGCCGTCCTCGCCCTGCTCACCGCCTGCGGCTCCAGCTCCGGTTCGGCCGATACCGCGCCGGCGGGCGGAGCTCCGAGCGCGAAGTCCCCGTCCGCGGCGGCGTCCACGGCGCTGCCGACCGAGGACGTCGTCTCCGGGATCCAGGCCGACCCGGCCCTGAAGGCCGAACTGCCGAAGGCGATCCAGACCCGCGGCAGCCTGATCCTGGGCACCTCACGGGTGGTCGGCACCTCCGGCCTGCCGCACGGCGGCCAGGACCCGAGCGGCAAGACCGTCGGCCTCGACATCGACCTGCGCGACGCGATCGGCAAGGTGCTCGGCGTCACCTGGGACGTGCAGTACGGCACCTTCCCCACCGTCATCCCCGGCGTGCAGAACGGGAAGTACGACGTCGGACAGGACAACTTCGGTGCCACCAAGACCCGCGAGGAGGTCGTCGACTTCGCGACCTACCTCAATGACGGCCAGTCCTTCCTCGGCCCCAAGGACCTGCCGGCCGACTCGGTGACCAGCCTCACCGACCTGTGCGGCTACAACGTCGCCACCAGCCCGGGCTCGACCTTCCAGCAGATCCTCACCGACGGCGCGGGCAAGTGCGCCGCGGCCGGCAAGAAGCCCTACAAGGTCCAGTACTTCGCGGACACCGCGCCGATCATCCTCGGTCTGCAGAACGGCAAGGTGGACATCTACTTCGGCCCGACGCTGGGTCTGAAGTACGACGCCACGCACGTGCCGAACACCAAGTACCTCGGCGAGATCAGCACCACCCCGGTCGGCTTCGTCACCGCGAAGAACTCGCCGATCGCCAAGGCCATCAGCGACGCCGTCAACAAGCTCATCGCCACCGGTGACTACGCCAGGATCTTCACCAAGTGGGGTGTGCCCGGCACCGGCGTCAGCAGCTCGGTCGTCAACCCGCCCACCACCTTCTGA
- a CDS encoding NADPH-dependent FMN reductase, translated as MSVVVLVGNPRPRSRTHDAAQLVAEALTGQKPDRTVELADLGAALFDPGDPRVASAVAAVQEASLLVVASPTYKASYTGLLKLFLDGLGSGALTGVTAVPLLLGAHWRHSLAADLLLKPVLVELGATVPTRGLFLLDSEYTASEELEKWLTSARSQVAASVNAASVQVTS; from the coding sequence GTGAGCGTCGTCGTCCTCGTCGGCAACCCCCGGCCCCGATCCCGTACCCATGACGCGGCCCAGCTGGTGGCCGAGGCACTGACCGGGCAGAAGCCCGACCGGACCGTGGAACTCGCCGACCTCGGTGCCGCGCTGTTCGACCCCGGGGACCCGCGGGTGGCCTCGGCCGTCGCGGCGGTCCAGGAGGCGAGTCTGCTGGTCGTCGCCAGCCCCACGTACAAGGCGTCCTACACCGGCCTGCTGAAGCTCTTCCTCGACGGCCTCGGTTCCGGCGCGCTGACCGGCGTGACCGCGGTCCCGCTGCTGCTCGGCGCGCACTGGCGGCACTCGCTGGCCGCGGATCTGCTGCTCAAGCCCGTTCTGGTGGAGCTGGGCGCCACCGTTCCCACCCGGGGCCTGTTCCTGCTGGACTCGGAGTACACCGCCTCCGAGGAGTTGGAGAAGTGGCTGACGTCGGCACGTTCCCAGGTCGCGGCGAGTGTGAACGCCGCATCGGTCCAGGTCACCTCATGA
- a CDS encoding putative leader peptide — MEGTVVRRAISTYSRRHIDLQRISSALCTDI, encoded by the coding sequence GTGGAGGGGACTGTAGTGCGTCGAGCCATCAGTACCTACTCGCGTCGGCACATCGACCTGCAGCGCATCTCCAGCGCCCTCTGTACGGACATCTGA
- a CDS encoding amino acid ABC transporter ATP-binding protein produces the protein MTTVATDPLVRIRGLRKSFGTHLVLDGVDLDVRQGEVTVLLGPSGSGKSTLLRSINHLERPDGGFVEVGGEIIGYRHQDGRLHELGHRSITRQRARVGMVFQQFNLFPHLTVVENIVEAPIAVHGVPKKQAAAKARELLERVGLGGREGSYPRQLSGGQQQRVAIARALAMEPELLLFDEPTSALDPELVGEVLAVIKDLADSGMTMIVVTHEIGFAREVADTVVFLDGGRIIESGAPADVLERPHHERARAFLAAVL, from the coding sequence ATGACGACCGTGGCCACCGACCCCCTGGTACGGATCAGGGGACTGCGCAAGAGCTTCGGCACACATCTGGTCCTGGACGGTGTCGACCTGGATGTGCGCCAGGGCGAAGTCACCGTGCTGCTCGGGCCTTCGGGCTCCGGCAAGTCCACCCTGCTGCGCAGCATCAACCACCTGGAGCGTCCCGACGGCGGATTCGTCGAGGTGGGCGGCGAGATCATCGGCTACCGGCACCAGGACGGCCGGCTGCATGAACTGGGACACCGGTCGATCACCCGGCAGCGCGCCCGGGTCGGCATGGTCTTCCAGCAGTTCAACCTCTTCCCGCACCTCACCGTGGTGGAGAACATCGTCGAGGCCCCGATCGCCGTGCACGGGGTGCCGAAGAAGCAGGCCGCGGCCAAGGCCCGCGAACTGCTGGAGCGCGTCGGTCTCGGCGGCCGGGAAGGGTCCTATCCCCGACAGCTCTCCGGCGGCCAGCAGCAACGCGTCGCCATCGCCAGGGCACTGGCGATGGAGCCGGAACTGCTGCTGTTCGACGAGCCGACCAGCGCTCTCGACCCGGAACTGGTCGGCGAAGTCCTCGCGGTCATCAAGGATCTCGCCGACAGCGGGATGACCATGATCGTCGTCACCCATGAGATCGGCTTCGCCCGTGAGGTCGCGGACACCGTGGTCTTCCTGGACGGAGGCCGGATCATCGAATCCGGCGCACCGGCCGACGTCCTGGAACGTCCGCACCACGAGCGGGCCCGCGCCTTCCTCGCCGCGGTCCTGTGA
- a CDS encoding LLM class flavin-dependent oxidoreductase, whose amino-acid sequence MPQPHPALHLAVALDGAGWHPAAWRETDARPQDLFTAAYWAGLVAEAERGLLDFVTIEDSLGLQSADYTELDQRTDQVRGRLDAVQIAARIAPLTSHIGLIPTAVVTHTEPFHLSKAIATLDYVSGGRAGLRVQVSARPYEAELFGRRSFPPFRFEDFNTPEVQALLTETFDEAADYVEVVRRLWDSWEDDAEIRDVATGRFIDRKKLHYIDFEGPRFSVKGPSITPRPPQGQPIVAALAHQSIPFRLVARSTDVGFITPRDAEDARAIIAEIRAGQDEAGRAGETVHVFADLVVLLDDTDEAAAARGARLDERAGAAYTSDALVFAGTPAGLADLLEQWQAAGITGFRLRPAAVPHDLEQITRHLVPELRRRGLFRTAYEAATLRGLLGLPRPANRYATASAPTTSAV is encoded by the coding sequence ATGCCTCAGCCGCACCCCGCCCTCCACCTCGCCGTCGCCCTTGACGGCGCCGGGTGGCACCCCGCCGCCTGGCGCGAAACCGACGCCCGGCCCCAAGACCTGTTCACGGCGGCGTACTGGGCCGGCCTGGTCGCCGAGGCCGAGCGCGGCCTGCTGGACTTCGTCACGATCGAGGACTCGCTCGGTCTCCAGTCCGCCGACTACACCGAGCTCGACCAGCGCACCGACCAGGTCCGCGGCCGGCTGGACGCGGTGCAGATCGCCGCCCGGATCGCCCCGCTGACCAGCCACATCGGTCTGATCCCGACGGCTGTGGTCACTCACACCGAGCCTTTCCACCTCTCCAAGGCGATCGCCACGCTCGACTACGTCAGCGGCGGCCGGGCCGGGCTGCGGGTGCAGGTCTCGGCCCGCCCTTACGAGGCGGAACTCTTCGGACGGCGCAGCTTCCCGCCGTTCCGGTTCGAGGACTTCAACACCCCCGAGGTCCAGGCGCTGCTCACCGAGACCTTCGACGAGGCCGCCGATTACGTCGAGGTGGTGCGGCGGCTCTGGGACAGCTGGGAGGACGACGCCGAGATCCGCGACGTCGCGACCGGCCGCTTCATCGACCGGAAGAAGCTGCACTACATCGACTTCGAGGGACCGCGGTTCAGCGTCAAGGGCCCGTCGATCACCCCGCGCCCGCCGCAGGGCCAGCCGATCGTCGCGGCGCTGGCGCACCAGAGCATTCCCTTCCGCCTGGTCGCCCGCTCCACCGATGTCGGTTTCATCACCCCGCGCGACGCCGAGGACGCCCGGGCGATCATCGCCGAGATCCGGGCCGGCCAGGACGAGGCGGGCCGCGCCGGGGAGACGGTGCACGTCTTCGCCGACCTGGTGGTCCTGCTGGACGACACCGACGAGGCGGCCGCCGCCCGCGGCGCGCGGCTGGACGAGCGGGCGGGCGCGGCGTACACCAGCGACGCCCTGGTCTTCGCCGGCACCCCGGCCGGCCTCGCGGACCTGCTGGAGCAGTGGCAGGCGGCCGGGATCACCGGTTTCCGGCTGCGGCCGGCCGCCGTCCCGCACGACCTGGAGCAGATCACCCGCCACCTGGTGCCCGAACTGCGGCGGCGCGGCCTGTTCCGTACCGCGTACGAGGCCGCCACCCTGCGCGGCCTGCTGGGACTCCCCCGCCCGGCGAATCGTTACGCCACCGCTTCCGCCCCGACCACCTCCGCCGTCTGA